One Arcobacter sp. F155 DNA window includes the following coding sequences:
- the gmhA gene encoding D-sedoheptulose 7-phosphate isomerase, with product MKNVIENEFEAHLETILKVKESMTEPLQKASALIVETLKNGNKVLFFGNGGSAADAQHIAAELTGRYKTERRGLPGIALTTDTSALTAIGNDYGYDRVFDRQVEALAQKGDLLFGISTSGNSKNVINAFKVGQEIGCKIVGMSGRDGGAMNDYCDVNLVVPSDDTPRIQEMHILFGHTICQIIDNELS from the coding sequence GTGAAAAATGTAATTGAAAATGAATTTGAAGCTCATTTAGAAACTATTTTAAAAGTTAAAGAGAGTATGACTGAGCCATTACAAAAGGCTTCAGCTCTTATCGTTGAAACACTTAAAAATGGAAATAAAGTTTTATTCTTTGGAAATGGTGGAAGTGCAGCAGATGCACAACACATTGCAGCAGAATTAACAGGAAGATACAAAACAGAAAGACGTGGGCTTCCTGGTATTGCACTTACAACTGATACTTCAGCACTTACTGCTATTGGAAATGACTATGGTTATGATAGAGTTTTTGATAGACAAGTAGAAGCTTTAGCACAAAAGGGAGATTTACTTTTTGGTATCTCTACTTCTGGAAACTCTAAGAATGTTATAAATGCATTTAAAGTAGGGCAAGAAATTGGTTGTAAAATTGTTGGAATGAGTGGAAGAGATGGTGGAGCTATGAACGACTATTGTGATGTAAATTTAGTTGTTCCCTCAGATGATACTCCAAGAATCCAAGAAATGCATATTCTTTTTGGTCATACAATTTGCCAAATAATAGATAATGAGTTATCATAA
- the pglE gene encoding UDP-N-acetylbacillosamine transaminase: MNKRLFLSAPHMSGNELKYIEKVFESNYIAPLGEYVNKFEEIIINYTGTKNALAVTSGTAAIHLALRVLGIGKGDEVLASTFTFIGSINAIIYQNATPVFLDSDKKTWNICPKLLEEYLKSCGKKPKALIITHLYGMSSDIQKISDICKEYGVYLIEDAAESLGATQNGKHTGTFGDFGVYSFNGNKILTTSGGGMLVSDNKEWIEKAKFYSTQAKEPFIHYEHEEYGYNYRMSNVLAAIGVAQMEVIEDRVSKKREIFSWYKEFLDDIEEIEFMPELENTRGNRWLTALTFDKTSHEKIMQALEKVNVESRPLWKPMHQQPLFNSSKSFLNGTSEELFKKGLCLASSTIMTKDDIKMICDTIKENLDK; this comes from the coding sequence ATGAATAAAAGATTATTTTTAAGTGCACCACATATGAGTGGAAATGAATTAAAATATATTGAAAAAGTATTTGAAAGTAATTATATAGCTCCCTTAGGAGAATATGTTAATAAGTTTGAAGAAATTATTATAAATTATACTGGAACAAAAAATGCACTTGCTGTAACTTCTGGAACTGCAGCAATTCATCTTGCGTTAAGAGTTTTAGGAATAGGAAAAGGTGATGAAGTTTTAGCTTCAACATTTACTTTTATAGGCTCAATTAATGCAATCATCTATCAAAATGCAACACCTGTATTTTTAGATAGTGATAAAAAAACTTGGAATATTTGTCCAAAGCTTTTAGAAGAGTACTTGAAAAGTTGTGGTAAAAAACCTAAGGCCTTAATTATTACGCATCTTTATGGAATGAGTTCTGATATTCAAAAGATAAGTGATATTTGTAAAGAGTATGGAGTTTATTTAATAGAAGACGCTGCAGAGTCTTTAGGTGCTACACAAAATGGAAAGCATACTGGAACTTTTGGTGATTTTGGAGTTTATAGTTTTAATGGGAATAAAATTCTAACTACTTCGGGGGGTGGAATGTTAGTTAGTGATAATAAAGAATGGATTGAAAAAGCAAAATTCTATTCAACTCAAGCAAAAGAGCCTTTTATTCATTATGAACATGAAGAGTATGGCTATAATTATAGAATGTCAAATGTTTTAGCTGCAATTGGTGTTGCTCAAATGGAAGTTATTGAAGATAGAGTATCTAAAAAAAGGGAGATTTTTTCTTGGTATAAAGAATTTTTAGATGATATTGAAGAAATAGAGTTTATGCCTGAACTTGAAAATACTAGAGGAAATAGATGGCTTACTGCATTAACTTTTGATAAAACTTCACATGAAAAAATTATGCAAGCATTGGAAAAAGTAAATGTAGAGTCAAGACCTCTTTGGAAACCTATGCATCAACAGCCACTATTTAATTCTTCAAAGTCATTTTTAAATGGTACAAGTGAAGAGCTATTTAAAAAAGGTTTATGCCTTGCAAGTAGTACTATTATGACAAAAGATGATATAAAAATGATATGTGATACTATAAAAGAAAACTTGGATAAGTAG
- a CDS encoding polysaccharide biosynthesis protein: protein MISSLILFKDFSLSWSKATQKTFILKSIVYITPFFLYAPYFHGEVRFALLASELFLFVFSANLLMYSYYFVVNRSKVQKTKRVVIYGAGKAGMKLEEEFRPSKYKVRYFIDDDKIIQGRSIDGIRILSKENFKEKAKKYDLLVIAMPSATQEQINSVYKELKEYFTEIQILPSLEEILRDKDFSTQLKDISVEDLLARHPKDLDKQRIENFIKDKIVLITGSGGSIGSEISRQCKKFGAKQLILVDHSEFNLYSITDELNSEIVVPVMQTVRNFGFIEETFKKYKPDIVIHAAAYKHVPLVEGNILEGISNNIMGTKNCIDLAIKYKAEKFVLISTDKAVRPTNVMGTTKRICELYAQNINTDKNTEIVAVRFGNVLGSSGSVIPKFKSQIEKGGPITVTHPDITRYFMLIPEACELVLQAASIGKGGEIFILDMGEPIKIVDLAKNMIELSGRNEIEIEYCGLRPGEKLYEELLINDSDMKTQYESITVASPTKYDINRLNKDIEELLVCEDKIAKLKEIVPEFDHKLN, encoded by the coding sequence ATGATTTCATCACTTATTCTTTTTAAAGATTTTTCTCTTTCTTGGAGTAAGGCAACACAAAAGACATTCATCTTAAAAAGTATAGTTTATATCACTCCTTTCTTTTTATATGCACCATATTTTCATGGAGAAGTTAGATTTGCACTTCTTGCTTCAGAACTTTTCTTATTTGTCTTTTCTGCAAACCTTTTAATGTACTCATACTATTTTGTAGTAAATAGAAGTAAAGTTCAAAAGACAAAAAGAGTAGTAATCTATGGTGCTGGAAAAGCTGGGATGAAGCTTGAAGAAGAGTTTAGACCTAGTAAATATAAAGTAAGATATTTTATTGATGATGATAAGATTATTCAAGGTAGAAGTATTGATGGTATAAGAATTCTTTCAAAAGAGAATTTTAAAGAAAAAGCTAAAAAATACGACCTTCTTGTAATTGCTATGCCAAGTGCAACTCAAGAGCAGATAAACTCTGTTTATAAAGAGTTAAAAGAGTATTTTACAGAGATACAAATTCTTCCTTCTTTAGAAGAGATTTTGAGAGATAAAGATTTTTCAACACAGTTAAAAGATATCTCTGTTGAGGATTTATTAGCACGGCATCCAAAAGATTTAGACAAACAAAGAATTGAAAACTTTATTAAAGACAAAATTGTACTTATTACTGGTTCTGGTGGAAGTATTGGTAGTGAGATTAGTAGGCAGTGTAAGAAGTTTGGAGCTAAACAACTTATCTTAGTTGACCATAGTGAGTTTAATCTTTACAGCATTACTGATGAGTTAAACTCTGAAATAGTAGTTCCAGTTATGCAAACAGTTAGAAATTTTGGCTTTATAGAAGAGACTTTTAAAAAATATAAACCTGACATTGTTATTCATGCGGCAGCTTATAAACATGTACCACTTGTAGAAGGAAATATTTTAGAAGGTATTTCAAATAATATTATGGGTACAAAAAACTGTATTGACCTTGCTATTAAATACAAAGCTGAAAAGTTTGTACTTATTTCTACAGATAAAGCAGTAAGACCTACAAATGTGATGGGTACTACAAAGCGTATTTGTGAACTATATGCTCAAAATATCAATACAGATAAAAACACAGAAATAGTAGCTGTAAGATTTGGAAATGTTTTAGGAAGTAGTGGAAGTGTTATTCCTAAGTTTAAATCACAAATTGAAAAAGGTGGACCAATAACAGTAACTCACCCAGATATTACAAGATATTTTATGCTTATTCCAGAAGCCTGTGAACTTGTACTTCAAGCAGCTAGTATAGGAAAAGGTGGAGAGATATTTATTCTTGACATGGGGGAACCAATCAAGATTGTAGATTTAGCTAAAAATATGATTGAGTTAAGTGGAAGAAATGAGATTGAAATTGAGTATTGTGGTTTAAGACCTGGTGAAAAGCTTTATGAAGAGCTTTTAATCAATGATAGTGATATGAAAACACAATATGAATCAATCACAGTAGCAAGTCCTACTAAATATGATATAAATAGACTAAACAAAGATATAGAAGAGCTTTTAGTTTGTGAAGATAAAATAGCAAAACTAAAAGAGATAGTACCAGAGTTTGACCATAAATTAAACTAA
- the rfaE1 gene encoding D-glycero-beta-D-manno-heptose-7-phosphate kinase codes for MENIQKLASNYLPKILVIGDLMIDEYLWGSCDRISPEAPVQVVDIKKETKVLGGAGNVISNLVALGSEVSVMSVIGDDEAGHEVKSMLDKQGVKSFLVEQTGRKTSRKTRLMASHSQVVRYDKESKNSISATSAKAIFDKLQEKITSYDTILLSDYNKGVLTRELLEKIIPYANKYNKKVLVDPKGSDFSKYKGAYLLTPNKKEAQLASGIEIQNDDTLRKALEKLKADANLGVSLITLSENGIAILNNDEVIVKPTVAREVYDVTGAGDTVLASLGFALSLDCDIETCLEFANLAAGVVVGKIGSATATLDEIEEYQASLHKSSIELHIKSKEDIAKISARLKVQGKKVVFTNGCFDILHRGHVSYLNVAKSFGDVLILGLNSDASVKRLKGESRPINNEEDRAYILSALECIDYVVIFDEDTPYELIKEVEPDILVKGADYEGKEVVGSDIAKQTKLVEFVDGKSTTKTIEKIQGAN; via the coding sequence TTGGAAAATATTCAAAAACTAGCTTCAAACTATTTGCCAAAGATATTAGTAATTGGTGATTTGATGATTGATGAGTACCTTTGGGGCTCTTGCGATAGAATATCTCCTGAAGCTCCTGTTCAAGTAGTTGATATCAAAAAAGAGACAAAAGTTTTAGGTGGGGCAGGAAATGTTATTAGTAATCTTGTAGCACTTGGAAGTGAAGTTTCTGTTATGTCTGTTATTGGTGATGATGAAGCAGGACATGAAGTGAAATCAATGCTTGATAAACAAGGGGTAAAATCTTTTTTAGTCGAACAAACTGGAAGAAAAACTTCAAGAAAAACAAGACTTATGGCTTCTCATTCTCAAGTTGTAAGATATGATAAAGAGAGTAAAAACTCTATTTCTGCAACAAGTGCAAAAGCTATTTTTGACAAGTTACAAGAGAAGATTACTAGCTATGATACAATTTTATTATCTGATTATAATAAGGGAGTTCTAACACGTGAGCTTTTAGAAAAAATCATTCCTTATGCAAATAAATATAATAAAAAAGTTTTAGTAGATCCAAAAGGAAGTGATTTCTCTAAATACAAGGGAGCATATCTTTTAACTCCAAATAAAAAAGAAGCACAACTAGCTTCTGGTATTGAGATTCAAAATGATGATACTTTAAGAAAAGCACTTGAAAAACTAAAAGCTGATGCAAACCTTGGAGTTTCACTTATAACTCTTAGTGAAAATGGAATTGCCATATTAAACAATGATGAGGTAATAGTAAAACCAACAGTTGCAAGGGAAGTTTATGATGTAACAGGAGCAGGGGATACAGTTCTTGCTTCATTAGGTTTTGCCCTAAGTTTAGATTGTGATATAGAGACTTGTTTAGAGTTTGCAAACTTAGCTGCTGGAGTTGTAGTTGGTAAGATAGGAAGTGCAACTGCTACTTTAGATGAAATTGAAGAGTATCAAGCAAGTTTACATAAAAGTTCAATTGAACTTCATATAAAATCAAAAGAAGATATAGCAAAAATATCTGCAAGGTTAAAAGTTCAGGGTAAAAAAGTAGTATTTACAAATGGTTGCTTTGATATTTTACATAGAGGTCATGTAAGTTATTTAAATGTGGCAAAATCTTTTGGAGATGTTTTAATTTTAGGACTTAATTCAGATGCGAGTGTGAAAAGGCTTAAAGGTGAAAGTAGACCTATAAACAACGAAGAAGATAGAGCATATATTCTTTCAGCTTTAGAGTGTATTGATTATGTTGTTATCTTTGATGAAGATACTCCTTATGAGCTTATAAAAGAAGTTGAGCCTGATATTTTAGTTAAGGGTGCTGATTACGAAGGTAAAGAAGTAGTAGGAAGTGATATTGCGAAACAAACAAAACTAGTTGAGTTTGTTGATGGAAAAAGTACTACAAAAACAATAGAAAAAATCCAAGGAGCAAATTAA
- a CDS encoding MaoC family dehydratase has protein sequence MSSSLVFNQVPIDEIQQGMEVSYSQTITDADVKAFAGISGDRNPVHMDDEYAQDSRFKKRIAHGMMSASYFSALFGTKIPGKGCVYVAQSLQFKRPVYLGDTVVATATVTKVDLDKRRVFFRTTCKVKNKIVIDGEAELYVPKDK, from the coding sequence ATGTCTAGCTCTTTAGTTTTTAATCAAGTACCCATTGATGAGATACAACAGGGAATGGAAGTAAGTTATAGCCAAACTATAACAGATGCAGATGTAAAAGCATTTGCAGGAATATCTGGAGATAGAAATCCTGTGCATATGGATGATGAGTATGCTCAAGACTCAAGATTTAAAAAACGAATAGCCCATGGGATGATGTCTGCATCATATTTTTCAGCACTTTTTGGTACAAAAATACCAGGTAAGGGGTGTGTATATGTTGCTCAAAGTTTACAATTTAAAAGACCTGTGTATCTTGGAGATACAGTTGTAGCAACCGCAACAGTTACAAAAGTAGATTTAGATAAAAGAAGAGTATTTTTTAGAACAACTTGTAAAGTAAAAAATAAAATAGTAATAGATGGAGAAGCGGAACTTTATGTTCCCAAAGATAAATAG
- the rfaD gene encoding ADP-glyceromanno-heptose 6-epimerase yields MKYTNIDFNNKTILITGAAGFIGSSLCFYFQENYPDAEIIALDCFRSGETFSNGNLKSFGHFKNLLGFNGQVISGDINDKELLKELERNFNLDYIFHQAAISDTTVQEQDLMVQTNVNAYEDLLKIAIAHGANMIYASSAATYGDSDRFEVGFEQPNNAYGFSKVMMDNISYKYIKKGVDISIVGLKYFNVYGPREFFKNKTASMVVQFGHQILNGQTPKLFEGSDKILRDFIYIEDIVQANIKACAAKQSGVYNVGTGCARSFEDIVNILQKELEIDNGKEYIPNPFVGSYQFFTEANIKSTKENLDYEPRFSMEEGIKAYLPEIKRLFETEVKKG; encoded by the coding sequence ATGAAATATACAAATATAGATTTTAATAACAAAACAATACTTATCACAGGAGCAGCAGGTTTTATTGGTTCAAGCCTATGCTTCTACTTTCAAGAAAACTACCCAGATGCAGAAATTATTGCCTTAGATTGCTTTAGAAGTGGAGAGACTTTTTCAAATGGAAACCTAAAAAGCTTTGGACACTTTAAAAACCTTTTAGGGTTTAATGGACAAGTAATAAGTGGTGATATAAATGATAAAGAATTACTAAAAGAGCTTGAAAGAAACTTCAACCTTGACTATATCTTCCATCAAGCAGCAATCTCTGATACAACTGTTCAAGAACAAGACCTAATGGTACAAACAAATGTAAATGCCTATGAAGATTTATTAAAAATTGCAATTGCTCATGGTGCAAATATGATTTATGCAAGTTCAGCTGCAACATATGGAGATAGCGATAGATTTGAAGTTGGATTTGAGCAACCAAACAATGCCTATGGTTTCTCAAAAGTTATGATGGATAACATCTCATACAAATATATCAAAAAAGGTGTAGATATCTCAATTGTAGGACTAAAATATTTTAATGTATATGGTCCAAGAGAATTTTTCAAAAACAAAACTGCTTCTATGGTAGTTCAGTTTGGACATCAAATTTTAAATGGACAAACACCAAAGTTATTTGAAGGCAGTGATAAAATCTTAAGAGACTTTATTTACATTGAAGATATCGTTCAAGCAAACATAAAAGCTTGTGCTGCAAAACAAAGTGGTGTTTACAATGTAGGTACTGGATGTGCAAGAAGCTTTGAAGATATTGTAAATATTTTACAAAAAGAGTTAGAAATTGACAATGGCAAAGAGTATATCCCAAATCCATTTGTAGGTTCTTATCAATTCTTTACTGAAGCAAATATTAAGTCAACAAAAGAAAACTTAGACTATGAGCCAAGATTTTCTATGGAAGAAGGAATTAAAGCTTACCTTCCAGAGATAAAAAGACTGTTTGAAACAGAAGTAAAAAAAGGTTAA
- a CDS encoding DNA ligase yields MNKIFLILILNSFIFALDIQKAKNYKQHHTIKNWVMSEKLDGIRAYWNTKELLTRKGNKIYAPKWFIKTLPNFELDGELWTKRDDFENIQSIVMDKNPSKKWKEITYNIFEVPNQKGDFLSRLELVQKYIKKEKLQHIKVIEQIKIKDKAHLEKYKNEIINKKGEGVIVKNPNLEYFQGRNSNILKVKKFSDMEGEVIGINMSQKTGVLKSLKVKLENGITFNLGTGFTKKQREKSFKIGTIVSFKYYGFTKNGKPKFASFLRVRED; encoded by the coding sequence ATGAACAAAATATTTTTGATACTAATACTAAATAGTTTTATTTTTGCTCTTGACATACAAAAGGCCAAAAACTATAAGCAACATCATACCATAAAAAACTGGGTTATGAGTGAAAAACTAGATGGAATAAGAGCTTATTGGAATACAAAGGAACTTCTTACAAGAAAAGGAAATAAGATTTATGCTCCAAAATGGTTTATAAAAACTCTACCTAATTTTGAACTTGATGGTGAACTATGGACAAAAAGAGATGACTTTGAAAATATTCAAAGTATAGTAATGGATAAAAACCCCTCAAAGAAATGGAAAGAGATAACATACAATATTTTTGAAGTGCCAAATCAAAAAGGAGATTTCCTTTCAAGATTAGAGTTAGTACAAAAATATATAAAAAAAGAGAAATTACAACATATTAAAGTAATAGAACAAATTAAAATAAAAGACAAAGCCCATTTAGAAAAGTATAAGAATGAGATAATAAATAAAAAAGGTGAAGGTGTAATAGTAAAAAATCCTAACTTAGAGTATTTTCAAGGAAGAAATTCAAATATACTAAAAGTAAAAAAGTTTTCTGATATGGAAGGAGAAGTTATAGGTATAAATATGTCTCAAAAAACAGGTGTACTGAAAAGTTTAAAAGTAAAACTTGAAAATGGAATAACTTTTAATCTAGGGACTGGTTTTACAAAAAAGCAAAGAGAAAAATCTTTTAAAATAGGAACAATAGTTAGTTTTAAATATTATGGATTTACTAAAAATGGCAAACCGAAGTTTGCTTCATTTTTAAGAGTAAGAGAAGATTAA
- the rpmB gene encoding 50S ribosomal protein L28, whose protein sequence is MSRRCAVSGKGPMVGNNVSHANNKTKRRFLPNLRTVRVTLEDGTTRKIKISAKELRTLKKNS, encoded by the coding sequence ATGTCAAGAAGATGCGCTGTATCAGGAAAAGGACCTATGGTTGGAAACAACGTAAGTCACGCAAATAACAAAACAAAAAGAAGATTTTTACCAAACTTAAGAACTGTTAGAGTTACTTTAGAAGATGGTACTACTAGAAAAATCAAAATCTCTGCAAAAGAGTTAAGAACTCTTAAAAAGAACTCATAG
- a CDS encoding TrkA family potassium uptake protein, with protein MSIFKRIKKALGWEIRSAKPEYDLNPLIYSKLKPIRLPLILIQVVLMIGTMGYVYLEDYSIMHAIFQSAYTLTNTGFGALNEANFKNVTIVFTVCLMLAGFASLIFAVGIVIDVITNGTLRELLKERRMLYKIARLRRHFVIFYHNEYTAQLAKQFNENHIPFVVVDPSDDLEEIAKECNYPYFVKEEPYKEDAFLKSHLSSAKGVISLSKNISNNITLIASVRLYEKELGRSPFLIISNAETQNEKIRLKKLGADKVVATPSLMAKRVSAMAIRPEMENVLEEFLYKRDTPIDMEEAYVNENSWVINREIKDLRLRDKIKVSVIGITEKKGRFIQMPKGSTIITGESKLLLVGNQKAISKAKRIISLEEKPEDL; from the coding sequence ATGAGCATTTTTAAACGAATAAAAAAAGCTCTTGGCTGGGAGATACGTTCAGCTAAACCAGAATATGATTTAAATCCATTAATCTACTCAAAACTAAAACCAATAAGACTTCCTTTAATCTTAATTCAAGTTGTTTTAATGATAGGAACTATGGGTTATGTATATCTTGAAGATTATTCAATTATGCATGCCATTTTTCAATCAGCTTATACTTTAACTAACACAGGTTTTGGTGCATTAAACGAAGCAAATTTCAAAAATGTTACAATTGTATTTACAGTATGTCTAATGCTTGCAGGTTTCGCAAGTTTAATTTTTGCTGTGGGTATTGTAATTGATGTAATAACAAATGGTACTTTGAGAGAATTATTAAAGGAAAGAAGAATGCTTTACAAGATAGCAAGACTTAGAAGACATTTTGTGATTTTTTATCATAATGAGTATACTGCTCAATTAGCAAAGCAGTTTAATGAAAACCATATTCCATTTGTTGTAGTAGATCCAAGTGATGATTTAGAAGAGATTGCAAAAGAGTGTAACTACCCATATTTTGTAAAAGAAGAGCCTTATAAAGAGGATGCTTTCTTAAAATCACACCTAAGTTCAGCTAAGGGAGTTATTTCATTATCAAAGAATATCTCAAACAATATTACTCTTATTGCATCTGTTAGATTATATGAAAAAGAGTTAGGTAGAAGTCCTTTCTTAATCATTTCAAATGCAGAAACGCAAAATGAGAAAATCAGGCTTAAAAAACTTGGGGCTGATAAAGTTGTTGCAACTCCTTCTCTTATGGCAAAAAGAGTTTCAGCTATGGCTATTAGACCAGAGATGGAAAATGTACTTGAAGAGTTTTTATATAAAAGAGATACTCCTATTGATATGGAAGAAGCTTATGTAAATGAAAACTCATGGGTAATTAATAGAGAGATTAAAGATTTAAGGTTAAGGGATAAAATCAAAGTATCTGTTATTGGAATTACAGAGAAAAAAGGAAGATTTATCCAAATGCCAAAAGGTTCTACTATAATAACAGGAGAATCAAAACTACTTTTAGTTGGAAATCAAAAAGCAATCTCTAAAGCAAAAAGAATTATCTCTTTAGAAGAAAAACCAGAGGATTTATAA
- a CDS encoding glycosyltransferase, whose protein sequence is MITINYKTRNSLISKILEKENIQEVKKPSLFSKVLGNKEFADIYFHSGNLDADAIENIKNAKKVFVNSQTVHHELLKNFQENLDKVEVLYPSVNIEYKKPKEVKQAFCEEQNIDPKKKIIFFTAKNFKTSGVKEFISIVLQLSSDNYIAVIESDKKQITSLRFQLSKINVEDKILLLEDYPNKDELFLASDIFILPTHSKNFASNILKAMYCKCAVFVTATNPAKELVDVFAMMESPDDRSMQFKVEALLQNKNDLKLIKKQNRKIAKEHSLENALSKVEEIIATL, encoded by the coding sequence ATGATTACAATAAACTATAAGACAAGAAATTCTCTTATAAGTAAAATTCTTGAAAAAGAGAATATTCAAGAAGTAAAAAAGCCATCACTTTTTTCTAAAGTCCTTGGAAATAAAGAGTTTGCAGATATCTATTTTCATAGTGGAAACTTAGATGCCGATGCTATTGAAAACATTAAGAATGCTAAGAAAGTTTTTGTAAACTCTCAAACTGTTCACCATGAGTTACTTAAAAACTTTCAAGAAAACCTTGACAAAGTAGAAGTCTTATATCCAAGTGTAAATATTGAATATAAAAAACCAAAAGAGGTTAAACAAGCCTTTTGTGAAGAGCAAAATATTGACCCTAAAAAGAAGATTATCTTTTTTACAGCTAAAAACTTTAAAACTTCAGGTGTGAAAGAGTTTATTTCTATTGTATTGCAGTTAAGTAGTGACAACTATATTGCAGTAATAGAGAGTGATAAAAAGCAAATCACAAGTCTTAGATTTCAACTATCAAAAATAAATGTAGAAGATAAAATTCTTTTATTAGAAGACTATCCAAATAAAGATGAACTATTTTTAGCTAGTGATATTTTTATATTACCTACTCATAGTAAAAACTTTGCTTCAAATATTTTAAAAGCTATGTATTGTAAGTGTGCTGTTTTTGTAACTGCAACAAATCCTGCTAAAGAGTTAGTTGATGTATTTGCTATGATGGAAAGTCCAGATGATAGAAGTATGCAGTTTAAAGTAGAGGCTTTACTTCAAAATAAAAATGATTTAAAACTAATCAAAAAACAAAATAGAAAGATAGCAAAAGAACACTCTTTAGAAAATGCCTTATCAAAAGTTGAAGAGATAATTGCTACTTTATAA
- the argJ gene encoding bifunctional glutamate N-acetyltransferase/amino-acid acetyltransferase ArgJ produces the protein MFTILPIKGFIDQIDGFYCDGIHAGLKPNGNKDLGFIYSDTLCEIEAVFTKNRFQAAPLKHYQMYEKGFQSNFVLINSKNANAMTGQRGIDDINEIFSSINHNIVNPIMSSTGVIGNPLPKEKIIVGANSFDLSSKSGQNLSEAIMTTDAYPKTCMYEVKIDEENSFKIGAVAKGAGMINPNLATMLCFICTDAAIPKEDMKELLNEASHTSFNAISVDGDTSTNDTVLLLANKKSNAYNKEAFKEVLKLVMHDMAMLMVADGEGAKKAVAFEVVGARSDEEAETAAKALSNSLLVKTALFGEDPNFGRIASTIGASQIECDETKLTISYNDVKVFEKGVILFDEVCEAKAAEVLKNCEYKVLCDIGIGEGKFTAYGCDLGYKYVEINADYRT, from the coding sequence ATGTTTACAATTCTACCAATAAAAGGTTTCATAGACCAGATTGATGGTTTTTACTGTGATGGTATTCATGCAGGATTAAAACCAAATGGAAACAAAGATTTAGGATTTATTTATTCAGATACACTTTGTGAAATAGAAGCAGTTTTTACTAAAAATAGATTTCAAGCTGCTCCACTTAAACATTATCAAATGTATGAAAAAGGTTTCCAGTCAAATTTTGTACTTATAAATTCAAAAAATGCAAATGCTATGACAGGACAAAGAGGAATTGATGATATAAATGAAATTTTCTCTTCTATAAATCATAATATTGTAAATCCAATTATGAGTTCAACTGGAGTTATAGGAAATCCTCTTCCAAAAGAGAAGATTATTGTTGGAGCTAACTCTTTTGATTTAAGTTCAAAAAGTGGGCAAAATCTATCAGAAGCTATTATGACAACTGATGCCTATCCAAAAACTTGTATGTATGAAGTAAAAATTGATGAAGAGAACTCATTTAAAATAGGAGCAGTTGCAAAGGGTGCAGGGATGATAAATCCAAACCTAGCAACAATGCTTTGTTTTATCTGTACTGATGCAGCTATTCCTAAAGAAGATATGAAAGAGCTTTTAAATGAAGCCTCACATACTTCATTTAATGCAATTTCTGTAGATGGTGATACATCTACAAATGATACAGTTCTTTTATTAGCTAATAAAAAATCAAATGCATATAACAAAGAGGCTTTTAAAGAGGTTTTAAAACTTGTGATGCATGATATGGCTATGTTAATGGTAGCAGATGGTGAAGGTGCTAAAAAAGCTGTTGCCTTTGAGGTAGTAGGTGCAAGAAGTGATGAAGAGGCAGAAACTGCAGCAAAAGCTTTATCTAACTCATTACTTGTAAAGACTGCACTTTTTGGGGAAGACCCAAATTTTGGAAGAATAGCTTCAACTATTGGTGCAAGTCAAATAGAGTGTGATGAAACAAAACTAACTATTTCATATAACGATGTAAAAGTTTTTGAAAAGGGAGTTATCCTTTTTGATGAAGTATGTGAAGCAAAAGCAGCAGAAGTACTTAAAAACTGTGAATATAAGGTTTTATGTGATATTGGAATAGGTGAGGGTAAATTTACAGCATATGGTTGTGACTTAGGTTATAAATATGTTGAAATTAATGCTGACTATAGAACTTAG